The proteins below are encoded in one region of Candidatus Eisenbacteria bacterium:
- a CDS encoding PQQ-dependent sugar dehydrogenase gives MRPPAAPSGYMAMRVADGLSQPLDLTAPPDDTARIFIVEKTGTIRILKGGQILPRAFLDLSSIVSNGGEQGLLGLAFHPQYASNGKFYVYYTDKPGGNIHVVEYVVSSNPDSASATSREILFVDHSRYSNHNGGQVAFGPDGYLYIGLGDGGSGGDPNGNGQNLNALLGKMLRIDVNSGSPYSIPAGNPFLGQTGKRGEIWSYGLRNPWRFCFDRANGDMVIADVGQDRWEELDYEPAGMGGRNYGWSRMEGRHCYPPGTTCNQTGLVLPVAEYDHQAGCSVTGGYVYRGRLHPELAGTYFYGDYCTGLIRSFRIVNGNAVEEKDWTRAIRTEAGGAMQGLSSFGLDASGELYLVLLDGEIYKLVKRP, from the coding sequence ATGCGACCTCCGGCCGCCCCGTCGGGATACATGGCCATGCGGGTGGCGGATGGCCTCTCGCAGCCGCTCGACCTCACGGCGCCGCCCGACGATACCGCGCGGATCTTCATCGTCGAGAAGACGGGAACGATTCGAATTTTGAAGGGGGGTCAGATCCTACCGCGCGCCTTCCTCGATCTCTCGAGCATCGTCAGCAACGGGGGCGAGCAGGGCCTCCTCGGCCTCGCCTTTCATCCCCAGTACGCGTCGAACGGGAAGTTCTACGTCTACTACACGGACAAACCGGGCGGGAACATCCACGTGGTGGAGTACGTGGTGTCGTCCAACCCGGACAGCGCCTCCGCGACGAGCCGCGAGATTCTGTTCGTCGACCACTCGCGGTACTCGAATCACAACGGCGGCCAGGTCGCGTTCGGACCCGACGGCTACCTCTACATCGGCCTGGGCGACGGCGGCAGCGGCGGCGACCCGAACGGGAACGGCCAGAACCTGAACGCGCTCCTCGGCAAGATGCTCAGGATCGACGTGAATTCGGGATCCCCGTACTCGATCCCCGCGGGGAATCCGTTCCTGGGGCAGACTGGGAAGCGCGGCGAGATCTGGTCGTACGGGCTACGAAATCCTTGGCGATTCTGCTTTGACCGCGCGAACGGCGACATGGTCATCGCGGACGTGGGTCAGGATCGCTGGGAAGAACTGGACTACGAGCCGGCGGGCATGGGCGGGCGGAACTACGGCTGGAGTCGGATGGAGGGGAGGCACTGCTATCCGCCGGGGACGACTTGTAACCAGACCGGCCTCGTTCTTCCGGTCGCCGAGTACGATCACCAAGCTGGCTGCTCGGTCACGGGCGGGTACGTCTACCGGGGCAGGCTCCATCCGGAGCTCGCCGGTACCTACTTCTACGGCGACTACTGCACCGGCCTCATACGCAGCTTCCGCATCGTGAACGGGAACGCGGTCGAAGAGAAGGACTGGACGCGGGCCATTCGCACCGAGGCGGGCGGCGCCATGCAGGGTCTCTCGTCGTTCGGCCTCGACGCCTCGGGCGAGCTCTACCTGGTTCTCCTGGACGGCGAGATCTACAAGCTGGTGAAGAGGCCCTAG
- a CDS encoding DUF2779 domain-containing protein, whose protein sequence is MNQLPLFDISASRRASVRALSKSRVMAGLQCMKRLYLEAYHHREKDQMDLGRLAILEAGRQVGEVARGRYPGGIMANEDPQLHDQAVRQTSAALADPATPAVYEAAFTHAQIRARVDILARAGGKAWNLIEVKSSSGFKEEYLADIAVQLHVAEGAGVPIARARLLHVNNQYVWPGGEYDLGALFTEQDLTAEARGAIPGLLARIEAMRATLQATEAPDVAVGPHCRKPYICSFYDYCHQGAPEHHVADLPRLSPKIYGALLGADISDIRDIPEEFDGLSDLQWRVRNCVLTGEPYSHPDLKTKLEEVRYPIHFLDFETCNPAIPIIPGTKPFQQTPFQWSDHVLEAGGALHERTYLHTERTDPRRRLTEELLAALDGDGSIVVYSEFEARVIRGLAEAIPSLAGRLLPLVEERMVDLHHLIHAHYYHPDFHGSFSIKAVLPVLVEGLDYSDLEIREGSQAAGAFAVMTDPKTPDWQRKKLREGLLAYCRRDTEAMLRLFQTLKENS, encoded by the coding sequence ATGAACCAGCTTCCACTCTTCGATATCTCGGCGTCCCGCCGCGCCTCGGTCCGGGCCCTCTCCAAGTCCCGCGTGATGGCGGGACTTCAGTGCATGAAGCGGCTCTACCTCGAGGCCTATCACCATAGAGAGAAGGACCAGATGGACCTGGGCCGCCTGGCCATCCTCGAGGCGGGGAGGCAGGTGGGTGAGGTCGCGCGCGGAAGGTATCCGGGCGGCATCATGGCGAACGAGGACCCGCAGCTGCACGACCAGGCCGTGCGTCAAACCTCGGCCGCGCTCGCCGATCCCGCGACCCCCGCCGTGTATGAAGCGGCCTTCACCCACGCGCAGATCCGCGCGCGCGTCGACATCCTGGCGCGCGCCGGCGGGAAAGCGTGGAATCTCATCGAGGTGAAATCCAGCTCCGGGTTCAAAGAGGAATATCTCGCCGACATCGCGGTCCAGCTCCACGTGGCCGAGGGAGCAGGCGTTCCGATCGCCCGCGCGCGCCTCCTCCACGTGAACAATCAGTACGTCTGGCCCGGCGGCGAGTACGATCTGGGCGCCCTCTTCACCGAGCAGGACCTGACCGCGGAGGCCCGGGGCGCGATTCCAGGGCTCCTGGCGCGGATCGAGGCGATGCGGGCGACCCTCCAGGCGACCGAGGCGCCCGACGTCGCGGTCGGGCCCCATTGCCGAAAGCCCTACATCTGCTCCTTCTACGATTACTGCCACCAGGGAGCGCCGGAGCACCACGTGGCCGATCTCCCAAGGCTATCGCCCAAGATCTACGGCGCATTGCTCGGCGCGGACATCTCCGATATCCGCGACATTCCCGAGGAGTTCGACGGACTGAGCGATCTCCAGTGGCGAGTCCGGAACTGCGTCCTGACTGGGGAGCCGTACTCGCACCCCGATCTGAAGACCAAGCTCGAAGAGGTTCGTTACCCCATCCACTTTCTCGATTTCGAGACGTGTAACCCCGCGATCCCGATCATTCCGGGCACGAAGCCGTTCCAGCAGACGCCGTTCCAGTGGTCCGACCATGTTTTGGAGGCGGGGGGCGCTCTTCACGAGCGGACGTACCTCCACACCGAGCGAACCGATCCGCGCCGCCGCCTGACCGAGGAGCTGCTCGCCGCGCTCGACGGGGACGGCTCGATCGTCGTCTATTCGGAGTTCGAAGCGCGGGTCATCCGCGGGCTGGCGGAAGCCATTCCCTCCCTCGCCGGACGTCTGCTACCGCTGGTGGAGGAGCGCATGGTCGATCTCCATCACCTCATCCACGCCCATTACTACCACCCCGACTTCCACGGCTCGTTTTCGATCAAGGCCGTCCTGCCGGTGCTGGTGGAGGGGCTGGACTACAGCGATCTGGAGATACGGGAGGGGAGCCAGGCTGCCGGCGCGTTCGCGGTGATGACCGATCCCAAGACCCCGGACTGGCAGAGGAAGAAGCTCCGCGAGGGGCTCCTCGCCTACTGCCGCCGGGACACCGAGGCGATGCTCCGCCTCTTCCAAACACTCAAGGAGAACTCGTGA
- a CDS encoding N-acetyltransferase family protein has protein sequence MRASDWEDVRAIYLQGIATGNATFETDAPSWETWDKAHLAEPRLAAREGTGRVLGWAALTPVSGRCVYAGVGDLSVYVAEEAKGRGVGRALLEALIESSERAGIWTLQAGIFPENAASLALHRRCGFRDVGRRERIGKMNGVWRDVLLLERRSGAVGDGP, from the coding sequence ATGCGCGCCTCCGACTGGGAGGACGTGCGGGCGATCTACCTCCAGGGGATCGCGACGGGGAACGCGACGTTCGAGACCGACGCCCCGTCCTGGGAGACATGGGACAAGGCCCACCTGGCGGAGCCGCGGCTGGCCGCGCGGGAGGGAACCGGCCGCGTTCTCGGATGGGCGGCCCTCACGCCGGTGTCGGGACGGTGCGTTTACGCAGGCGTGGGGGATCTGAGCGTCTACGTCGCGGAGGAGGCCAAAGGGCGGGGAGTGGGCCGCGCCCTCCTGGAGGCGCTCATCGAGTCCTCCGAGCGCGCGGGGATTTGGACACTTCAGGCGGGAATCTTTCCCGAGAACGCAGCGAGCTTGGCGCTCCACCGCCGGTGCGGATTTCGCGACGTGGGACGGCGCGAGCGGATCGGGAAGATGAACGGGGTGTGGCGCGACGTTCTGCTGCTGGAGCGGAGGAGCGGCGCCGTCGGCGACGGGCCCTAG
- a CDS encoding dipeptidase has translation MDLEKAFAYIKQNEKRLVDELVQFLKIPSISAHKEHDADVARALEYDKKKLESLGFRTEVWPTRAHAGLFAERTVSADLPTVLIYGHVDVQPVDPIELWESPPFEPRINDGKIWARGADDNKGQHYAQIAGVEAALKGGGELPVNVKFIIEADEEYDGEAMAAEFPKHGKKLACDVFVVSDSNFPDTDHPAVTLSLRGIQAVEITITGASGDKHSGEWGGMLYEPIDVLRWVIQNLKEFKTGKVLIPGFYDDVVPPNADTRAAIAQRPWNEADIAKTLGVKRLFHEEGFTVLESGTLRPTQQVNGIKGGYTGEGFKTVIGNKASAKISMRLVPNQAPEKIYQMFERHVRSLVGDMGTVEFRSFGAGKPFWSDPKSPYVQAGLRALETAFGKPAIMLAMGGSIPIVPALVETTGASCVMMGFGLPGDNLHAPNEHFPIANYLGGAKAAAAYLNEVATRVSAPARR, from the coding sequence ATGGACCTCGAGAAAGCCTTCGCCTACATCAAGCAGAACGAGAAGCGCCTCGTCGACGAGCTTGTGCAATTCCTGAAGATCCCGAGCATCAGCGCGCACAAGGAGCACGACGCCGACGTCGCGCGCGCCTTGGAGTACGACAAGAAAAAGCTCGAATCGCTCGGATTCCGGACCGAGGTGTGGCCGACCCGCGCCCACGCGGGGCTCTTCGCCGAGCGGACCGTGAGCGCGGATCTGCCCACGGTCCTGATCTACGGTCACGTCGACGTGCAGCCGGTCGACCCGATCGAGCTCTGGGAATCGCCGCCCTTCGAGCCGAGGATCAACGATGGGAAGATCTGGGCGCGGGGGGCGGACGACAACAAGGGGCAGCACTACGCGCAGATCGCGGGGGTCGAGGCTGCCCTGAAGGGCGGCGGCGAGCTCCCCGTGAACGTGAAATTCATCATCGAGGCCGACGAGGAATACGACGGCGAGGCGATGGCCGCCGAGTTCCCGAAGCACGGGAAGAAGCTCGCTTGCGACGTCTTCGTCGTCTCCGATTCGAACTTCCCCGACACCGACCATCCGGCCGTCACGCTCTCGCTCCGGGGCATCCAGGCGGTCGAGATCACCATTACGGGGGCCTCCGGGGATAAGCACTCCGGCGAATGGGGCGGGATGCTCTATGAGCCGATCGACGTCCTGCGATGGGTGATCCAGAACTTGAAAGAGTTCAAAACCGGCAAGGTCCTGATCCCCGGGTTCTACGACGACGTGGTCCCGCCCAACGCGGATACCCGCGCCGCGATCGCGCAGCGGCCGTGGAACGAAGCGGATATCGCGAAGACCCTCGGCGTGAAGAGGCTCTTCCACGAAGAGGGATTCACGGTCCTCGAGTCGGGGACCCTGCGCCCGACGCAGCAGGTGAACGGAATCAAGGGTGGGTATACCGGTGAGGGATTCAAGACGGTGATCGGGAACAAAGCATCGGCGAAGATCAGCATGCGCCTGGTGCCCAATCAGGCCCCCGAGAAGATCTACCAAATGTTCGAGCGCCATGTCCGCAGCCTGGTCGGCGACATGGGCACGGTGGAGTTCCGGAGCTTTGGGGCGGGCAAGCCGTTCTGGTCCGATCCCAAGAGCCCTTACGTCCAGGCGGGCCTGCGCGCCCTCGAGACCGCGTTCGGAAAGCCGGCCATCATGCTGGCGATGGGCGGCTCGATTCCGATCGTGCCTGCACTGGTCGAGACCACGGGAGCGTCCTGCGTGATGATGGGATTCGGCCTACCCGGCGACAACCTCCACGCGCCGAACGAGCACTTCCCGATCGCGAACTACCTCGGAGGCGCCAAGGCGGCGGCGGCGTACCTGAATGAGGTGGCGACCCGCGTCAGCGCTCCGGCAAGGAGATAG
- the pdxH gene encoding pyridoxamine 5'-phosphate oxidase — MGLVSAHPDPIALFQEWFQAAHKVGLPEPSAAALATVGSDGQPSARMVLARGVDERGIVFYTNFQSRKGQELGSGRSGNAKGGVKTSLCFYWPPLNRQVRIEGEAVPVTDAEADAYWATRPRAHQVAAWASPQSQELPGGRADLEKRYAEMDHRLPRENVPRPPFWSGFRVTPSKIEFWEGKPNRLHERTLYRREGSGWAAVTLAP, encoded by the coding sequence ATGGGACTCGTGAGCGCCCACCCGGATCCGATCGCCCTCTTTCAGGAATGGTTCCAAGCAGCGCACAAAGTCGGGCTGCCGGAGCCGTCGGCCGCGGCGCTGGCGACCGTAGGGAGTGACGGCCAGCCGTCCGCGCGGATGGTCCTTGCCCGCGGCGTCGACGAGCGCGGCATTGTCTTCTACACCAACTTCCAGAGCCGGAAAGGCCAGGAGCTGGGCAGCGGACGATCGGGCAACGCGAAGGGCGGCGTGAAGACTTCCCTCTGCTTCTACTGGCCGCCGCTCAATCGGCAGGTTCGGATCGAGGGAGAGGCCGTTCCCGTCACAGACGCGGAAGCCGACGCCTACTGGGCGACGCGACCGCGCGCGCATCAGGTCGCCGCGTGGGCATCGCCGCAGAGCCAAGAGCTCCCCGGCGGCCGGGCCGATCTGGAGAAGCGCTACGCGGAGATGGACCATAGGCTTCCCCGGGAGAACGTGCCGCGTCCTCCGTTCTGGTCGGGATTCCGCGTCACGCCGAGCAAGATCGAGTTCTGGGAAGGGAAGCCGAATCGGCTCCACGAGCGGACGCTCTACCGGCGGGAGGGATCCGGCTGGGCCGCCGTGACCCTGGCTCCTTGA
- a CDS encoding succinate dehydrogenase flavoprotein subunit, whose protein sequence is MSVRFESHDVDVLVIGAGGAGLRAAIEASAMGARVGVVCKSLLGKAHTVMAEGGVAAALAHVDPKDSWKVHFRDTMLGGKMLNHWRMAQLHAQEAPERVRELERWGAVFDRTGDGRILQRNFGGHSSPRLAHVGDRTGLEMIRTLQDHGVHQGLEVYMECTVSKLLLDGGRVIGAFAYWRETGRFVVFRAKSVVLATGGIGKAYKVTSNSWEYTGDGHALAYEAGAELIDMEFVQFHPTGMVWPPGVHGILVTEAVRGEGGVLRNSTGERFMERYDPKRMELSTRDMVARAIYTEVKEGRGSPHGGAFLDISHKPAELVKKKLPSMYHQFLELADVDITKGPMEVGPTTHYIMGGVRVDPDTGASTLPGLYAAGETSGGMHGANRLGGNSLSDLLVFGRRAGMGAAEAAKKIPGHAELDPAQIEAAEREMLAPFERRGGPSPYEVHAKLQETMQSLVGIFRVEADLRKAIDEIAALAREAERITVTGAREFNPGWHLARDLRSMLLCSEAVARSALLRKESRGGHARLDYPNPDPELGKKNSVARRDGGAMSVTQAPLPEMPAELRAIVDADLELVKV, encoded by the coding sequence GTGAGCGTCCGCTTCGAATCCCACGACGTGGACGTGCTGGTGATCGGGGCGGGCGGCGCCGGGCTTCGCGCCGCGATCGAGGCGTCGGCGATGGGCGCCCGCGTCGGCGTCGTCTGCAAGTCGCTCCTCGGGAAGGCCCACACCGTGATGGCCGAGGGGGGCGTCGCCGCGGCGCTCGCGCACGTGGACCCCAAGGACTCCTGGAAGGTCCACTTCCGCGACACCATGCTCGGCGGAAAGATGCTCAACCACTGGCGCATGGCGCAGCTCCACGCGCAGGAGGCTCCCGAGCGCGTGCGCGAGCTCGAGCGCTGGGGCGCGGTGTTCGACCGGACGGGCGATGGGCGAATCTTGCAAAGAAATTTCGGCGGGCACAGCTCGCCGCGCCTCGCCCACGTCGGCGACCGCACCGGGCTCGAGATGATCCGCACGCTCCAAGATCACGGCGTCCATCAGGGCCTCGAGGTCTACATGGAGTGCACGGTCTCGAAGCTCCTCCTGGACGGCGGGCGCGTCATCGGCGCGTTCGCCTACTGGCGCGAGACCGGGCGCTTCGTGGTGTTTCGCGCGAAGTCGGTCGTCCTCGCCACGGGCGGGATCGGAAAGGCGTACAAGGTTACGTCGAATTCCTGGGAGTACACGGGGGACGGCCATGCGCTCGCGTACGAGGCGGGCGCGGAGCTGATCGACATGGAATTCGTGCAGTTCCACCCCACCGGGATGGTGTGGCCCCCCGGCGTGCACGGGATCCTCGTGACCGAGGCCGTCCGGGGCGAGGGTGGGGTCCTCAGGAACTCGACGGGCGAGCGCTTCATGGAGCGCTACGATCCGAAGCGCATGGAGCTCTCGACGCGCGACATGGTCGCGCGCGCCATCTACACCGAAGTGAAGGAGGGTCGGGGTTCGCCCCACGGCGGCGCCTTCCTCGACATCTCCCACAAGCCGGCGGAGCTCGTGAAAAAGAAGCTTCCCTCGATGTACCACCAATTCCTGGAGCTGGCCGACGTCGACATCACGAAGGGACCGATGGAGGTCGGACCGACGACGCACTACATCATGGGCGGCGTGCGCGTCGATCCGGACACCGGGGCCTCGACGCTGCCCGGCCTCTACGCGGCGGGGGAAACCTCCGGAGGGATGCACGGCGCGAACCGCCTCGGCGGGAATTCCCTCTCCGACCTCCTCGTCTTCGGCCGCCGCGCCGGCATGGGCGCGGCCGAGGCCGCGAAGAAGATTCCGGGGCACGCGGAGCTCGACCCGGCACAGATCGAGGCCGCGGAGCGCGAGATGCTGGCTCCGTTCGAGCGGCGCGGGGGCCCCTCACCGTACGAAGTCCACGCGAAGCTCCAGGAGACGATGCAATCTCTCGTCGGAATCTTCCGCGTCGAGGCGGATCTGCGAAAGGCGATCGATGAAATCGCCGCGCTCGCTCGCGAAGCGGAGCGGATCACCGTCACGGGCGCCCGCGAATTCAACCCGGGCTGGCACCTGGCCCGGGATCTTCGGTCGATGCTCCTCTGCAGCGAAGCGGTGGCTCGAAGCGCGCTTCTCCGGAAGGAAAGCCGGGGCGGGCACGCGCGCCTCGACTATCCCAATCCGGACCCCGAGCTCGGAAAGAAAAACAGCGTTGCCAGGAGAGACGGAGGGGCGATGAGCGTGACGCAGGCGCCGCTCCCCGAGATGCCCGCCGAGCTCCGCGCGATCGTTGACGCCGATCTCGAGCTGGTGAAGGTCTGA
- a CDS encoding succinate dehydrogenase/fumarate reductase iron-sulfur subunit produces the protein MKEAVFHVYRGDAKGGALQEYKVKVEEGMVVLDAIHRIQAESAPDLAVRWNCKAAKCGSCSAEVNGKPKLMCKTRLDAMPLDRPVTVRPMRSFPVIKDLVSDVKWNYEVNKKIPAFTPKKDAEWRWKQEDIDRVQEFRKCIECFLCQNVCHVIREHDEKARFAGPRFFVRVAGLETHPMDSLNRTKLLKDSMGIGYCNITKCCTEVCPEDIHITDNAIIPLKERVVDDHYDPVIKVIRLVTGKK, from the coding sequence ATGAAGGAAGCGGTCTTTCACGTCTACCGCGGCGACGCCAAGGGCGGGGCGCTCCAGGAATACAAGGTCAAGGTGGAGGAAGGGATGGTGGTGCTCGATGCGATCCACCGCATCCAGGCCGAATCCGCGCCCGACCTCGCCGTCAGGTGGAACTGCAAGGCCGCGAAATGCGGGTCGTGCAGCGCCGAGGTGAACGGCAAGCCGAAGCTGATGTGCAAGACCCGCCTCGACGCGATGCCGCTCGACCGTCCCGTCACCGTGAGGCCGATGAGGTCCTTCCCGGTGATCAAGGATCTCGTCTCCGACGTGAAGTGGAATTACGAGGTAAACAAGAAGATCCCGGCCTTCACCCCGAAGAAGGACGCCGAATGGCGGTGGAAGCAGGAAGACATCGACCGCGTCCAGGAGTTCCGGAAGTGCATCGAGTGCTTCCTCTGCCAGAACGTCTGCCATGTCATTCGGGAGCATGACGAGAAGGCCCGCTTTGCCGGCCCGCGCTTCTTCGTGCGGGTGGCGGGCCTCGAAACCCACCCCATGGACTCCCTGAACCGGACGAAGCTGCTCAAGGATTCGATGGGGATCGGCTACTGCAACATCACAAAGTGCTGCACCGAGGTCTGCCCCGAGGACATCCACATCACCGACAACGCGATCATCCCGTTGAAGGAGCGGGTCGTCGACGACCACTACGACCCGGTAATCAAAGTAATCCGCCTCGTCACGGGAAAGAAGTAG
- a CDS encoding succinate dehydrogenase, protein MTREGLGATDRRDAWWLAPGAVAAGLGLTGLYLVWAAAQNAHFRFGGYLSPVYSPEIHPGWWPISPAFLILIPPLLFRTTCYYYRKAYYRAFFWDPPACAVGEIKRPYVGEAKFPFVLQNMHRFALYLALFWLIFLWKDVWDAFHFDGRFGIGLGSLFILASTGTLTLYTTSCHSWRHLIGGRLDCFSCSASARARHGLWGWFTGLNQRHQLYAWISLFSVTAADVYVRLLSMGILLDRRLL, encoded by the coding sequence ATGACGAGGGAGGGGCTGGGGGCGACCGACCGGCGCGACGCGTGGTGGCTCGCGCCCGGCGCCGTCGCGGCCGGCCTTGGACTCACCGGCCTCTACCTGGTGTGGGCCGCCGCGCAGAACGCGCACTTTAGATTCGGGGGCTACCTCTCCCCCGTCTATTCGCCGGAGATCCACCCCGGATGGTGGCCGATCTCTCCGGCCTTCCTGATCCTCATCCCGCCTCTTCTGTTCCGGACCACCTGCTATTACTACCGGAAGGCGTACTACCGGGCCTTCTTCTGGGATCCGCCCGCCTGCGCGGTGGGCGAGATCAAGCGCCCCTACGTGGGCGAGGCCAAGTTCCCGTTCGTCCTCCAGAACATGCATCGGTTCGCGCTCTACCTGGCCCTCTTCTGGCTCATTTTCTTGTGGAAGGACGTCTGGGACGCCTTCCACTTCGACGGACGGTTCGGTATCGGTCTCGGCTCCCTCTTCATCCTCGCGAGCACCGGCACGCTGACGCTCTACACGACGTCCTGCCATTCCTGGCGCCATCTGATCGGCGGGAGGCTCGACTGCTTCTCATGCTCCGCGAGCGCGCGCGCCCGGCACGGTCTCTGGGGTTGGTTCACCGGCTTGAACCAGCGGCACCAGCTCTACGCATGGATCTCCCTCTTCTCGGTGACCGCCGCTGACGTCTACGTCCGGCTCCTCTCCATGGGCATCCTTCTGGACCGGAGGCTCCTGTGA